A section of the Paracoccaceae bacterium genome encodes:
- a CDS encoding AMP-binding protein, with product MFRQLLAHDDRVLIFAGSETLSGAEIATQAASVAGALTDLGVRAGDVVLISRRDPVETLLAFLATWYIGASPIVSDFRTPAPEIVRLAQAAGAHLSVVQRNLGSDAVAHSL from the coding sequence ATCTTCCGCCAGCTTCTGGCCCATGATGATCGTGTGTTGATCTTTGCCGGATCCGAAACCTTGTCGGGGGCTGAGATTGCGACACAGGCGGCTTCGGTCGCGGGCGCGCTCACAGACCTTGGGGTGCGTGCGGGTGATGTGGTGTTGATTTCGCGCCGCGACCCTGTCGAAACTCTACTAGCCTTTCTTGCGACATGGTACATTGGGGCATCGCCCATTGTTTCAGACTTTAGAACACCCGCACCCGAAATTGTGCGCCTGGCGCAAGCAGCAGGAGCGCATCTGAGCGTTGTTCAACGCAACCTCGGCTCGGATGCGGTGGCGCATTCACTTTGA
- a CDS encoding endonuclease/exonuclease/phosphatase family protein, whose amino-acid sequence MGLFSGFSVHARHRDGAHCGNDRGQTPPDKPCRRKHHASRLIAVAALVVWPGVAAAETLRFATFNTDLSRRGPGLLLRDIERKDDPQIDAVVAIIADVSPDVLLLTGLDWDLDGLALAALAEALATAGTNYPHRFAPRPNSGLMTDVDLDGDGRYGGPRDAQGFGRFTGEGAMALLSRWPIDNGAVRNFSGLLWQDLPGATLPVRGGKPFPSARAQSVQRLSSVGHWGVPVAVPGGPVWVLGFHATPPVFDGAEDRNGLRNRDEAALWLRWLDGTLAPPPPQGPLVLMGDANLDPVDGDGLPGALNALLNHDRLYDPKPASTGGAEAARRQGGANTDHAGDPALDTVDWPDASDSGRNAPGNLRVDYVLPSRDLTVRDAGVFWPEDPTALARADAASRHRLVWVDVEIPD is encoded by the coding sequence ATGGGCCTTTTTTCCGGTTTCTCTGTTCATGCGCGGCATCGCGATGGGGCGCATTGCGGCAATGATCGAGGGCAAACGCCGCCAGACAAGCCTTGCCGAAGAAAGCATCATGCAAGCCGCCTGATCGCTGTTGCAGCGCTGGTCGTCTGGCCCGGTGTCGCGGCTGCAGAAACGCTGCGATTTGCAACTTTCAATACCGACCTGAGCCGCCGTGGCCCCGGCCTGCTTCTGCGAGACATTGAGCGCAAAGACGATCCGCAGATCGACGCCGTAGTCGCAATCATCGCGGACGTATCCCCCGATGTGCTGCTTCTGACGGGGCTTGATTGGGATCTGGACGGATTGGCGCTGGCGGCCCTGGCCGAGGCCCTGGCAACCGCCGGAACGAATTATCCGCATCGCTTTGCGCCGCGTCCCAATTCCGGCCTGATGACGGACGTCGATCTGGATGGAGATGGCCGTTATGGCGGCCCGCGCGATGCGCAGGGATTCGGGCGTTTCACCGGCGAAGGCGCAATGGCCCTGCTGTCGCGCTGGCCAATCGACAACGGTGCAGTCCGGAATTTCTCGGGTCTTTTGTGGCAGGATCTGCCCGGCGCCACGCTGCCTGTGCGGGGTGGAAAACCATTCCCCTCGGCTCGGGCGCAATCGGTTCAACGCCTGTCATCGGTGGGTCACTGGGGCGTGCCGGTGGCGGTGCCGGGCGGGCCGGTCTGGGTTCTGGGGTTTCACGCCACGCCACCCGTTTTTGACGGCGCTGAGGATCGCAACGGGTTGCGTAACCGGGATGAGGCTGCCCTGTGGCTGCGCTGGCTTGACGGCACATTGGCACCGCCGCCACCGCAGGGGCCGCTTGTACTGATGGGCGATGCGAACCTTGACCCCGTTGATGGCGACGGTCTGCCCGGGGCTTTGAACGCATTGTTGAACCATGACCGCTTGTACGACCCGAAGCCCGCATCGACCGGCGGCGCTGAAGCCGCGCGGCGACAAGGCGGCGCAAACACGGATCATGCCGGTGACCCGGCACTGGACACGGTGGACTGGCCCGATGCCTCGGACTCTGGCCGTAATGCCCCGGGAAATCTGCGCGTTGATTATGTGCTGCCGTCGCGCGACCTGACAGTACGCGACGCCGGAGTTTTTTGGCCCGAGGATCCGACGGCATTGGCCCGGGCCGATGCAGCCTCGCGCCACCGCCTGGTCTGGGTTGACGTTGAAATCCCCGACTGA
- a CDS encoding IS630 family transposase (programmed frameshift), whose translation MSAPLPSALRIRFQRYIEEGLSGRAAALRLKLSPATGARWARQVRMKGHAEPARQGPPRGKGKLAPHREFFEELIAQDPDITLFELRNALADAEGVRVHHSSIANLLSRLGFTYKKSLVATERRRAKVRQQRADWFRYRSPAIATFPERVVFIDETAVKTNLTRLRGRAKRGKRLTMDAPFGSWGTQTLIAGLTQGALIAPWVIKGAIDGPAFAAYIREVLVPEINPGTVVILDNLATHRNKEATQALRNHGCWFLYLPPYSPDLNPIEQAFSKLKAHLRRIGARSFTQVFEAIGAICDLYDPVECWNYFKAAGYVSG comes from the exons ATGTCAGCACCTTTGCCATCTGCGCTTCGGATACGGTTTCAGAGATACATTGAAGAAGGGTTGAGCGGGCGCGCGGCGGCGTTGCGGTTGAAGCTGTCGCCTGCCACAGGCGCGCGGTGGGCGCGTCAGGTGAGGATGAAGGGTCATGCGGAACCTGCCCGGCAGGGACCGCCGCGCGGCAAGGGAAAGCTGGCTCCGCATCGGGAATTCTTTGAGGAGTTGATCGCACAAGACCCTGACATCACGCTCTTTGAGTTGCGTAATGCGCTGGCCGATGCAGAGGGTGTGCGGGTGCATCACTCCTCCATCGCCAACCTTCTGTCCCGGCTCGGCTTCACGTAC AAAAAGTCGCTGGTCGCAACCGAGCGCCGCCGCGCCAAGGTAAGGCAGCAACGGGCCGACTGGTTCAGATACCGCTCGCCAGCCATTGCGACCTTTCCTGAGCGCGTTGTCTTTATTGACGAAACCGCAGTGAAGACAAACCTCACGCGCCTACGCGGCAGAGCCAAGCGCGGTAAGCGCCTGACGATGGATGCGCCCTTCGGAAGCTGGGGAACCCAAACCTTGATCGCGGGCCTGACCCAAGGCGCGCTGATCGCACCTTGGGTCATCAAGGGAGCGATAGATGGCCCCGCCTTCGCGGCCTACATCCGCGAAGTGCTGGTCCCCGAGATCAACCCCGGCACTGTCGTCATTCTCGACAACCTGGCAACCCACCGGAATAAGGAGGCGACGCAGGCTTTACGCAATCACGGCTGCTGGTTCCTTTACCTGCCACCGTACTCGCCCGACCTGAATCCCATCGAGCAGGCCTTCTCTAAACTGAAAGCCCATTTGCGACGGATCGGGGCCAGGTCCTTTACCCAGGTCTTCGAAGCAATCGGAGCAATCTGCGATCTCTACGACCCAGTAGAATGCTGGAACTACTTTAAGGCCGCCGGATATGTCTCAGGTTAA
- a CDS encoding AMP-binding protein, with the protein MGSDPSALNAPAILGQTSGTTGQPKIVPHHQHLYAERLRIRAAAQARGAGKLLIATSLQFHPTLAAAIINLIIGDPVQFHPILFTPDSLTEIILSSRARTILLPPPIIRRLVHHVGPRDTPLFADLKVLRSVGGPASPEDKIAAYKHLSPGYTMAYSSNQSGMVAVLQGPDVLARPETTGRILDSVLVEALDDEGQVLPIGVPGQLRISSRTVAQTNYQQLGTTTGNVEALRTGMSMPGDVGFVDSQGFLTIQGRQDDVILRGGVNVSVEQLERMIMQCQVVEDVAAVVGSVSGDQVLRHCVATIPVEKRPRKVPSLPYSIVGKLLRRKIDPAVFD; encoded by the coding sequence ATTGGAAGCGATCCTTCGGCGCTGAACGCACCTGCGATATTGGGACAAACCTCGGGAACGACCGGTCAGCCCAAAATCGTACCGCATCATCAGCACCTTTACGCAGAGCGGTTGCGCATTCGCGCCGCTGCGCAGGCGCGAGGGGCCGGCAAGCTGTTGATTGCCACGTCGTTGCAATTTCACCCGACTTTGGCGGCGGCGATAATCAATTTGATTATTGGTGACCCGGTGCAGTTCCACCCGATTCTGTTTACACCAGACAGCCTGACCGAGATTATCCTGTCCAGTCGCGCAAGAACCATTTTGCTGCCTCCGCCGATCATTCGTCGGCTGGTGCACCACGTCGGGCCGCGTGACACGCCATTGTTTGCAGACTTGAAAGTCCTTCGGAGTGTCGGTGGCCCGGCATCGCCAGAGGATAAGATCGCCGCCTACAAACATCTTTCGCCAGGTTATACAATGGCTTATTCCAGCAATCAGTCCGGCATGGTCGCTGTTCTGCAGGGCCCGGATGTGTTGGCCCGCCCCGAGACCACCGGGCGCATACTTGATAGTGTTTTGGTCGAAGCGCTTGACGATGAGGGCCAGGTCCTTCCAATCGGTGTTCCAGGCCAGTTGCGCATTTCGTCCAGAACTGTCGCTCAAACCAATTATCAACAGTTGGGCACGACCACGGGCAATGTTGAGGCTCTCAGAACAGGAATGTCCATGCCCGGCGATGTCGGATTTGTCGACTCCCAGGGATTCCTGACCATCCAAGGTCGCCAGGACGACGTAATTCTGCGTGGCGGTGTGAACGTATCCGTCGAACAGCTGGAAAGGATGATCATGCAATGCCAGGTTGTCGAGGATGTCGCCGCTGTGGTGGGATCGGTGAGTGGTGATCAGGTTCTGCGGCACTGCGTCGCCACGATCCCGGTTGAGAAGCGGCCGCGTAAGGTACCGTCTTTGCCCTACAGCATCGTCGGCAAATTGTTACGGCGCAAGATAGACCCCGCGGTATTTGACTAA
- the leuC gene encoding 3-isopropylmalate dehydratase large subunit — protein MSPKTLYDKIWDDHVAHEADDGTCLLYIDRHLVHEVTSPQAFEGLRMTGRKVRAPEKTIAVPDHNVPTTPGRDDPKNMTEDSAIQVAALDKNARDFGIHYYPVSDVRQGIVHIVGPEQGWTLPGTTVVCGDSHTATHGAFGALAHGIGTSEVEHVLATQTLIQKKSKNMKVEITGKLRPGVTAKDITLSVIGETGTAGGTGYVIEYCGEAIRDLSMEGRMTVCNMAIEGGARAGLIAPDEKTFDYVKGRPHAPKGAAWEAALTYWKTLFTDEGAHFDKVLTIKGEDIAPVVTWGTSPEDVLPITATVPAPGDFEGGKVEAVQRSLDYMGLTPGTPLSEIEIDTVFIGSCTNGRIEDLRAAAEIMKGKKIAVKRAMVVPGSGLVRAQAEEEGLADIFKEAGFEWRLAGCSMCLAMNPDQLAPQERCAATSNRNFEGRQGRGGRTHLVSPGMAAAAAITGRLTDVREVM, from the coding sequence ATGTCCCCCAAGACGCTCTATGATAAAATCTGGGACGACCATGTCGCCCATGAAGCCGACGACGGCACCTGCCTGTTGTATATTGACCGCCATCTGGTTCACGAAGTGACCAGCCCGCAGGCGTTCGAAGGGTTGCGGATGACGGGGCGCAAAGTGCGCGCTCCGGAAAAGACCATTGCCGTGCCGGACCACAACGTGCCCACAACGCCGGGGCGCGATGACCCCAAGAACATGACCGAAGACAGCGCCATTCAGGTTGCCGCGCTCGACAAGAACGCGCGTGATTTCGGCATCCATTACTACCCTGTCAGCGACGTCCGTCAGGGCATCGTCCACATCGTCGGGCCGGAACAGGGCTGGACCCTGCCGGGTACGACCGTGGTCTGCGGAGACAGCCACACGGCGACCCACGGGGCCTTTGGCGCACTGGCCCACGGCATCGGCACGTCCGAGGTGGAACACGTCCTGGCCACCCAGACGCTGATCCAGAAGAAATCGAAGAACATGAAGGTCGAGATCACCGGCAAACTGCGCCCCGGTGTAACGGCCAAGGACATCACGCTTTCGGTGATCGGTGAAACCGGTACCGCCGGCGGCACCGGATACGTGATCGAATATTGTGGCGAGGCGATCCGTGATCTGTCCATGGAAGGGCGGATGACAGTCTGCAACATGGCGATCGAAGGCGGGGCACGCGCCGGGCTGATCGCGCCGGACGAAAAGACGTTCGACTACGTCAAAGGTCGCCCGCACGCCCCGAAGGGCGCCGCGTGGGAGGCTGCGCTGACCTATTGGAAGACCCTGTTCACCGACGAAGGCGCGCATTTCGACAAGGTGCTGACGATCAAGGGCGAAGATATCGCCCCCGTCGTCACCTGGGGCACCAGCCCGGAAGATGTCCTGCCGATCACCGCGACAGTCCCCGCCCCGGGTGATTTCGAAGGTGGCAAGGTTGAGGCGGTGCAACGCTCGCTCGACTACATGGGGCTGACGCCTGGCACCCCGCTGAGTGAGATCGAGATCGACACCGTCTTTATCGGGTCGTGCACCAACGGTCGGATCGAAGACCTGCGCGCCGCCGCCGAGATCATGAAGGGCAAGAAGATCGCGGTGAAACGCGCCATGGTCGTGCCCGGTTCCGGCCTCGTGCGCGCCCAGGCTGAAGAAGAGGGTCTGGCCGATATCTTCAAAGAGGCCGGGTTCGAATGGCGGCTGGCAGGCTGTTCCATGTGCCTGGCGATGAACCCCGACCAACTGGCCCCGCAGGAACGCTGTGCGGCGACCTCCAACCGCAATTTCGAAGGCCGTCAGGGCCGGGGTGGGAGGACGCACCTCGTCTCACCGGGAATGGCCGCAGCGGCGGCGATTACCGGGCGGCTGACCGATGTACGCGAGGTGATGTGA
- a CDS encoding IS1182 family transposase — MMGPRQEAQAALFYEFSLEDHVPQDHLLRSIDRFVDLSSIRAHLADFYSHTGRPSIDPELLIRMLIVGYCFGIRSERRLCEEVHLNLAYRWFCRLDLADRVPDHSTFSKNRHGRFRESELLRHLFETTVARCIAEGLVSGQRLAVDASLIEADANKQYSAPKEEWDIARIDADAAPRAVREYLDTLDEAAFGAATPVEPKFTSYSDPASQWTAARKGPAFFAYSDNYLIDTDHGVIVDVEATRSIRQAEVGSTKTMLKRAKERFDLHPERLIADTAYGSGPMLGWLVGEKIAPHIPVFDKAGRTDGTWSRADFEWDAENNQYICPEGEALKQFRRNYSDPNRGPTGKGVAKYQALKHTCQSCPSKPKCCPNADARKITREEHEDARDIARAIAKTPQYKISVKLRKKVEMLFAHLKRILGLGRLRLRGPCGANDEFLLAATAQNLRKLAKIFPAPQQTRKA, encoded by the coding sequence ATGATGGGACCGAGGCAGGAAGCACAGGCGGCGCTGTTCTATGAGTTCTCGCTGGAAGACCATGTCCCGCAAGATCACCTGCTGCGATCGATTGATCGTTTCGTCGATCTGAGCAGCATCCGCGCCCATCTTGCCGATTTCTACAGCCACACCGGTCGTCCTTCGATCGATCCTGAACTGCTGATCCGGATGCTGATCGTCGGTTACTGCTTCGGCATCCGGTCCGAGCGGCGGCTCTGTGAAGAGGTACACTTGAACCTCGCGTACAGGTGGTTTTGTCGGCTCGACCTGGCCGATCGGGTGCCGGATCACTCGACCTTTTCAAAGAACCGGCATGGTCGGTTCCGCGAGAGTGAGCTGCTGCGCCATCTCTTCGAGACCACGGTCGCGCGATGCATCGCCGAAGGTCTCGTCAGCGGTCAGCGCCTGGCCGTCGATGCCAGCTTGATCGAGGCGGATGCCAACAAGCAGTACTCTGCGCCAAAGGAAGAATGGGACATTGCGCGGATCGATGCAGACGCTGCACCCCGCGCGGTCCGCGAGTATCTCGACACTCTGGATGAGGCCGCATTCGGAGCAGCGACACCGGTCGAGCCAAAGTTCACGTCCTATTCCGACCCAGCCAGCCAGTGGACGGCGGCGCGTAAGGGTCCCGCATTTTTTGCCTACTCCGACAACTATCTCATCGATACCGATCATGGTGTCATCGTCGACGTGGAAGCGACACGGTCGATCCGTCAAGCCGAGGTGGGGTCAACCAAGACGATGCTGAAGCGGGCCAAAGAGCGCTTCGATCTTCATCCCGAACGGCTGATCGCCGACACCGCCTACGGATCGGGACCCATGCTCGGATGGCTGGTGGGTGAAAAGATCGCACCGCACATCCCGGTCTTCGACAAAGCCGGGCGCACCGATGGCACCTGGTCCCGAGCTGACTTCGAATGGGATGCCGAGAACAATCAATACATCTGCCCGGAAGGCGAGGCTCTGAAGCAGTTCCGCCGAAACTACTCCGACCCCAATCGCGGCCCAACCGGCAAGGGCGTGGCCAAGTACCAAGCGCTGAAGCACACCTGCCAATCCTGTCCTTCCAAGCCGAAGTGCTGCCCGAATGCCGACGCCCGTAAGATCACCCGTGAGGAACATGAGGACGCTCGCGACATCGCCCGCGCAATCGCCAAAACGCCGCAATACAAGATCTCGGTGAAGCTCCGGAAGAAGGTCGAAATGCTCTTTGCCCACCTCAAGCGCATTCTCGGCCTGGGACGGCTCCGATTACGTGGACCATGCGGCGCAAATGACGAATTCCTGCTCGCCGCCACTGCCCAAAACCTTCGCAAACTGGCAAAGATCTTTCCTGCACCGCAGCAAACGCGCAAAGCCTGA
- the leuD gene encoding 3-isopropylmalate dehydratase small subunit, translated as MQKFTTLTGIAAPMPLINVDTDMIIPKQFLKTIKRSGLGANLFDEMRFDDDGKEIPGFVLNQPAYREAEILVAGDNFGCGSSREHAPWALLDFGIRCVIAPSFADIFYNNCFKNGILPIALPQDVVDVLMKDAEKGANARISVDLEAQTVTTSDGEVATFELDSFKKHCLLNGLDDIGLTMEKAASIDAFEAQAQAARPWA; from the coding sequence ATGCAAAAATTCACAACCCTCACGGGCATCGCAGCCCCGATGCCCCTGATCAACGTCGACACCGACATGATCATCCCCAAGCAATTCCTGAAGACCATCAAACGCTCGGGCCTTGGGGCGAACCTGTTTGACGAGATGCGGTTTGACGATGACGGCAAAGAAATCCCCGGCTTCGTCCTCAATCAGCCCGCCTATCGCGAGGCCGAGATTCTGGTGGCAGGCGACAACTTCGGCTGTGGCTCATCCCGCGAACATGCGCCCTGGGCGCTGCTCGACTTCGGGATTCGCTGTGTCATCGCGCCCAGCTTTGCCGACATCTTCTACAACAACTGTTTCAAGAACGGGATTCTGCCGATCGCGCTGCCGCAGGACGTGGTCGACGTGTTGATGAAGGACGCAGAAAAGGGCGCGAACGCACGGATATCGGTCGATCTGGAGGCGCAGACCGTCACAACCTCGGACGGCGAGGTGGCGACCTTCGAGCTCGACTCGTTCAAAAAACACTGCCTTCTGAACGGCTTGGACGATATCGGCCTGACGATGGAAAAGGCGGCCTCGATCGATGCGTTTGAGGCACAGGCGCAGGCCGCCCGTCCCTGGGCCTGA
- a CDS encoding EamA family transporter → MPSPEKSNGKAALMALAGFAFFASHDVLVKLLGGTYSPFQIVFFSGLLSFPLVTIMLMRDATPGTLRPVHPWWTALRTGAPVITGVCAFYAFSVLPLAQAYAILFAAPLLITILAIPILGETVRLRRWLAVLAGLTGVLIVLRPGQTDLTLGHLAALTAAVTSALASVIMRRIGNDERSAVLLIYPMVATFFVMAGALPVVYQPMPVAHLGILGLIAALAHIAMRFMIRAYQLGEAAIVAPMQYSQIIWATGFGILFFNEVPDLPTAIGAGVIIASGLYIVFRESRPGRSQTTPVLRTRGRLETGTMPRVSSILRMRGILATRPMAPPAPHPNGGLAKPPTNQ, encoded by the coding sequence ATGCCGTCGCCTGAGAAATCCAACGGAAAAGCCGCGTTGATGGCGCTGGCCGGATTCGCGTTCTTTGCCAGCCATGATGTGCTGGTCAAACTGCTTGGCGGTACTTATTCGCCATTTCAGATCGTGTTTTTCAGCGGGCTTCTGTCCTTTCCACTGGTCACGATCATGCTGATGCGCGACGCCACGCCCGGCACGCTGCGCCCGGTTCACCCATGGTGGACGGCATTGCGAACCGGGGCGCCAGTCATCACAGGCGTCTGCGCTTTCTACGCCTTTTCGGTCCTGCCGTTGGCGCAGGCCTATGCGATCCTGTTCGCCGCACCGCTTCTGATCACGATTCTGGCGATCCCGATCCTGGGCGAAACCGTGCGGTTGCGGCGATGGCTGGCGGTGCTGGCGGGTCTGACCGGCGTTCTGATCGTCCTGCGCCCGGGCCAGACCGACCTGACCCTGGGCCATCTGGCAGCGCTGACTGCCGCGGTAACTAGTGCGCTAGCCTCGGTCATCATGCGCCGGATCGGCAATGATGAGCGTAGCGCTGTGCTGCTGATCTATCCCATGGTCGCCACGTTCTTCGTCATGGCCGGGGCACTGCCGGTGGTCTATCAGCCGATGCCGGTTGCGCACCTCGGCATACTCGGGCTGATCGCCGCACTGGCCCATATCGCCATGCGCTTCATGATCCGTGCCTACCAGTTGGGCGAAGCCGCCATCGTCGCGCCGATGCAATATTCCCAGATCATCTGGGCGACAGGCTTTGGCATCCTGTTCTTCAACGAGGTTCCCGACCTGCCCACCGCAATCGGAGCCGGAGTTATCATCGCCAGCGGCCTCTACATCGTATTCCGCGAAAGCCGCCCGGGCCGTTCGCAAACCACACCGGTCCTGCGCACGCGGGGCCGCCTTGAAACCGGCACGATGCCGCGTGTGTCATCGATCCTCAGAATGCGCGGCATCCTGGCCACCCGCCCGATGGCCCCACCAGCGCCCCACCCAAACGGGGGCCTTGCAAAGCCCCCGACGAACCAGTAA
- a CDS encoding alpha/beta fold hydrolase encodes MDDDFFDLGGDSLNGETLALLLTQVLGTNFPIASLLECSTPRLIERQFAASAPQEPKTVADTVPFFLVHGKGGYTFLRPDFLNGLAKGRKMVVFELPGLRDQRKTPHRIEGIAKAYVTQLLEAYPAGPIFLASFCAGGLVAIEMAHQLRALGRPAEHIVLVDPGTPNEMILRHEGKTDSILRRITLAPVTGRFSGRVAPADFEDDRLFEYRVKASTRRRRIRLAMQKLRRTSTKRSPLRAFSIDAKARLSASYRHYWTRPLAQRVDVICSRRRMPGFTIPGGLWSWMIPECSFHPMFEEHKNIASRDTAELLEDIFARASVAPSSTPSSGQAVSQVG; translated from the coding sequence ATGGATGATGATTTTTTCGACCTGGGTGGAGATTCACTTAACGGTGAGACGCTGGCGCTGCTGCTGACGCAAGTGCTTGGCACAAACTTTCCGATTGCTTCCCTTTTGGAGTGTTCCACACCGCGTTTGATCGAAAGACAGTTCGCCGCTTCCGCGCCACAGGAACCAAAGACAGTTGCCGACACAGTGCCGTTCTTCCTGGTCCATGGGAAGGGCGGATATACGTTCCTGCGCCCTGACTTTTTGAACGGCCTCGCCAAGGGTCGCAAAATGGTTGTGTTCGAGCTGCCAGGGCTACGCGATCAACGCAAGACACCACACCGGATAGAAGGCATCGCCAAGGCCTATGTCACGCAGCTGCTGGAAGCGTATCCCGCAGGCCCAATTTTCCTGGCTTCGTTTTGTGCGGGTGGTTTGGTGGCAATAGAGATGGCACATCAACTGCGTGCACTTGGGCGACCTGCTGAACATATTGTTTTGGTGGATCCGGGAACGCCAAACGAAATGATCCTGCGACACGAAGGAAAGACGGATTCGATCCTCCGCCGCATCACACTCGCACCAGTCACCGGGCGTTTTTCAGGGCGCGTTGCGCCAGCGGATTTCGAAGATGACAGACTATTTGAATATCGTGTCAAAGCGTCGACGCGCCGCAGGCGGATCAGGCTGGCGATGCAGAAACTTCGTCGCACTTCGACGAAAAGATCACCGCTGAGGGCTTTCAGTATCGACGCGAAAGCACGTTTGTCGGCAAGTTACCGGCATTATTGGACCAGGCCGCTTGCCCAGCGTGTCGATGTGATCTGCTCTCGCCGCAGGATGCCGGGATTCACAATCCCCGGTGGCCTCTGGTCATGGATGATACCGGAATGTTCTTTTCATCCGATGTTTGAAGAGCACAAGAATATCGCATCGCGCGATACAGCGGAACTACTTGAGGACATCTTCGCAAGGGCATCCGTCGCACCATCGTCGACGCCGTCATCGGGTCAGGCCGTAAGCCAAGTGGGCTGA
- the leuB gene encoding 3-isopropylmalate dehydrogenase: protein MSTPSLLILAGDGIGPEVMTQVRRVIDWMGDKRGLKFNVSEDLVGGAAYDAHGTPLTDDTMARAQAADAVLLGAVGGPKYDDLDFSVKPERGLLRLRKEMDLYANLRPAQCFDALADASSLKREVVAGLDIMIVRELTSGIYFGEPRGIIDDNEGGRIGINTQRYTTDEIRRVARSAFELARRRGNKVCSMEKANVMESGILWREEVTWVHENEYQDVELSHMYADAGAMQLCRWPKQFDVIVTDNLFGDLLSDAAAMLTGSLGMLPSASLGAPNEAGRPKALYEPVHGSAPDIAGTGKANPIACILSYAMSLRYSFDQGDEAARIEKAVEAVLASGARTADLLGPEGGEAVSTTEMGDRILAALDASL from the coding sequence ATGTCGACCCCGTCCCTGTTGATCCTTGCCGGTGACGGCATCGGCCCCGAAGTCATGACGCAGGTGCGTCGCGTGATCGACTGGATGGGCGACAAGCGCGGGTTGAAATTCAACGTCTCGGAAGACCTGGTCGGCGGGGCCGCCTATGACGCGCATGGCACGCCGCTAACCGACGACACAATGGCCCGCGCGCAGGCTGCCGATGCGGTTCTTCTGGGCGCAGTTGGTGGCCCGAAATATGACGATCTGGATTTTTCGGTCAAACCGGAACGCGGCCTCCTGCGCCTGCGCAAAGAAATGGACCTTTATGCCAACCTGCGCCCGGCACAGTGTTTCGATGCGCTGGCGGATGCCTCCAGCCTGAAGCGCGAGGTTGTCGCGGGCCTCGACATCATGATCGTGCGTGAGTTGACCAGCGGCATCTATTTCGGCGAACCACGCGGCATTATCGACGATAACGAAGGGGGCCGGATCGGCATCAACACCCAGCGTTACACCACCGACGAAATTCGCCGCGTCGCACGTTCGGCTTTTGAGCTGGCGCGGCGGCGTGGCAACAAAGTCTGCTCGATGGAGAAGGCCAATGTGATGGAATCGGGCATCCTGTGGCGCGAAGAAGTCACCTGGGTCCACGAAAACGAATATCAGGACGTCGAACTGTCCCATATGTATGCCGACGCGGGCGCAATGCAGCTTTGCCGCTGGCCCAAGCAATTCGATGTCATCGTCACCGACAACCTGTTCGGCGACTTGCTGAGCGACGCCGCCGCGATGCTGACCGGCAGCCTTGGCATGTTGCCATCTGCCAGCCTGGGCGCACCGAACGAAGCGGGTCGGCCCAAGGCGCTTTATGAACCGGTGCATGGCTCGGCCCCCGATATCGCCGGGACCGGCAAGGCCAACCCGATTGCCTGTATCCTCAGCTATGCCATGTCGCTGCGCTATTCCTTCGACCAGGGCGACGAAGCAGCGCGGATCGAAAAGGCGGTCGAGGCGGTTCTGGCAAGCGGCGCCCGCACGGCAGACCTGCTTGGACCAGAGGGCGGCGAGGCGGTGTCCACGACAGAAATGGGCGACCGGATTCTGGCCGCGCTGGATGCCAGCCTCTGA